A part of Arachis hypogaea cultivar Tifrunner chromosome 12, arahy.Tifrunner.gnm2.J5K5, whole genome shotgun sequence genomic DNA contains:
- the LOC140177225 gene encoding uncharacterized protein isoform X2: METEAPEDREDNRADDDTIEKGPESFEITEELSSRRHGTRKSLILEIPTTSTVDEDFVRINMPLTPPPRKVAFSPCPSPSASRNRSTMKTLFPKLTLKIRSTSSQQIENAAFLALEGSPKVAPKKPLLPRTFSLTKLITPRGKNTASLPVTPIAHSNPGSTHGGNAAYLASIDKGIQLPMHRSRSVPILNKAGSTSVGGMFRIIPTTPTSATSPSGDSVENEDGGEDIPEEEAVCRICMVELGEGADDTLKLECSCKGELSLAHQQCAVKWFSIKGNRTCDVCKQEVKNLPVTLLRLQTAPRGQHAEISQTRVWQDAPILVVVNMLAYFCFLEQLLVSSMGSGAVAMSLPFSCILGLLGSMTSTTMVRRNHVWVYATVQFVLVVVSGHLFYSLVHMQAVLAILLATFTGFGAVMFVASVLAEISNWRRISLGQLNQEEAVAPDESSSAGHHQSEAPESNLRDSPLMHVNQLNVLPLGNRHVMTLVCKKDANPLK; this comes from the exons ATGGAGACTGAAGCTCCTGAAGACAGAGAGGATAACAGAGCTGATGACGACACAATCGAAAAG GGTCCAGAATCATTTGAAATAACTGAGGAACTCTCAAGTAGACGACATGGGACTAGGAAAAGCCTCATCTTGGAGATTCCAACAACAAGCACTGTGGATGAAGATTTTGTGAGGATAAACATGCCTCTAACTCCTCCTCCAAGAAAAGTGGCCTTTTCACCATGTCCAAGCCCTTCAGCATCAAGGAATAGATCAACTATGAAAACTTTATTTCCCAAACTCACTTTAAAAATCAGGAGCACAAGCTCACAGCAGATCGAAAATGCTGCTTTTCTTGCACTCGAAGGTTCACCAAAGGTGGCACCAAAGAAGCCTCTTCTTCCGAGGACATTTTCACTTACAAAGTTGATCACCCCTAGAGGGAAGAACACGGCATCCTTGCCTGTAACACCGATTGCTCACTCTAATCCAGGGTCCACACATGGAGGAAATGCTGCTTATCTAGCTTCAATT GATAAAGGGATCCAATTACCAATGCATCGTTCTCGTTCAGTTCCAATACTTAACAAGGCAGGGAGCACAAGTGTAGGTGGAATGTTTCGTATAATTCCAACCACACCAACATCAGCGACATCTCCATCTGGTGATAGTG TTGAGAATGAGGATGGTGGTGAAGATATTCCCGAAGAAGAAGCTGTTTGTAGAATTTGTATGGTTGAATTGGGGGAAGGTGCTGATGATACTCTTAAATTGGAGTGTAGTTGCAAAGGTGAACTTTCACTGGCTCACCAACAATGTGCAGTTAAATGGTTTAGCATTAAAGGAAACAGAACATGTGATGTTTGCAAGCAAGAAGTTAAGAACTTACCTGTGACTCTCTTGCGGCTTCAAACTGCACCTAGAGGGCAGCATGCTGAGATTTCTCAAACAAG GGTTTggcaggatgctcccattcttgTAGTTGTCAACATGCTGGCTTACTTTTGTTTTCTTGAGCAGCTTCTT GTTTCAAGTATGGGCTCTGGTGCTGTTGCCATGtctcttccattttcttgtatACTTGGTCTTCTTGGTAGCATGACATCTACAACAATGG TGAGGAGAAATCATGTTTGGGTTTATGCAACTGTGCAGTTTGTTCTGGTGGTTGTCAGTGGACACCTTTTCTATTCATTG GTTCATATGCAAGCTGTTCTAGCTATTTTGCTTGCCACATTTACTGGCTTTGGGGCTGTGATGTTTGTAGCTTCTGTTCTTGCTGAGATATCAAATTGGAGGAGAATAAGTCTTGGTCAGTTGAATCAAGAGGAGGCAGTGGCACCTGATGAATCATCTTCAGCAGGTCATCATCAATCTGAGGCTCCTGAAAGTAATTTGAGAGATTCCCCTCTTATGCATGTGAACCAGCTAAATGTGCTCCCACTCGG GAATAGACATGTAATGACATTGGTTTGCAAGAAAGATGCTAATCCTCTAAAGTGA
- the LOC140177225 gene encoding uncharacterized protein isoform X7, which yields METEAPEDREDNRADDDTIEKGPESFEITEELSSRRHGTRKSLILEIPTTSTVDEDFVRINMPLTPPPRKVAFSPCPSPSASRNRSTMKTLFPKLTLKIRSTSSQQIENAAFLALEGSPKVAPKKPLLPRTFSLTKLITPRGKNTASLPVTPIAHSNPGSTHGGNAAYLASIDKGIQLPMHRSRSVPILNKAGSTSVGGMFRIIPTTPTSATSPSGDSVENEDGGEDIPEEEAVCRICMVELGEGADDTLKLECSCKGELSLAHQQCAVKWFSIKGNRTCDVCKQEVKNLPVTLLRLQTAPRGQHAEISQTRVWQDAPILVVVNMLAYFCFLEQLLVSSMGSGAVAMSLPFSCILGLLGSMTSTTMVRRNHVWVYATVQFVLVVVSGHLFYSLVHMQAVLAILLATFTGFGAVMFVASVLAEISNWRRISLGQLNQEEAVAPDESSSAGHHQSEAPESNLRDSPLMHVNQLNVLPLG from the exons ATGGAGACTGAAGCTCCTGAAGACAGAGAGGATAACAGAGCTGATGACGACACAATCGAAAAG GGTCCAGAATCATTTGAAATAACTGAGGAACTCTCAAGTAGACGACATGGGACTAGGAAAAGCCTCATCTTGGAGATTCCAACAACAAGCACTGTGGATGAAGATTTTGTGAGGATAAACATGCCTCTAACTCCTCCTCCAAGAAAAGTGGCCTTTTCACCATGTCCAAGCCCTTCAGCATCAAGGAATAGATCAACTATGAAAACTTTATTTCCCAAACTCACTTTAAAAATCAGGAGCACAAGCTCACAGCAGATCGAAAATGCTGCTTTTCTTGCACTCGAAGGTTCACCAAAGGTGGCACCAAAGAAGCCTCTTCTTCCGAGGACATTTTCACTTACAAAGTTGATCACCCCTAGAGGGAAGAACACGGCATCCTTGCCTGTAACACCGATTGCTCACTCTAATCCAGGGTCCACACATGGAGGAAATGCTGCTTATCTAGCTTCAATT GATAAAGGGATCCAATTACCAATGCATCGTTCTCGTTCAGTTCCAATACTTAACAAGGCAGGGAGCACAAGTGTAGGTGGAATGTTTCGTATAATTCCAACCACACCAACATCAGCGACATCTCCATCTGGTGATAGTG TTGAGAATGAGGATGGTGGTGAAGATATTCCCGAAGAAGAAGCTGTTTGTAGAATTTGTATGGTTGAATTGGGGGAAGGTGCTGATGATACTCTTAAATTGGAGTGTAGTTGCAAAGGTGAACTTTCACTGGCTCACCAACAATGTGCAGTTAAATGGTTTAGCATTAAAGGAAACAGAACATGTGATGTTTGCAAGCAAGAAGTTAAGAACTTACCTGTGACTCTCTTGCGGCTTCAAACTGCACCTAGAGGGCAGCATGCTGAGATTTCTCAAACAAG GGTTTggcaggatgctcccattcttgTAGTTGTCAACATGCTGGCTTACTTTTGTTTTCTTGAGCAGCTTCTT GTTTCAAGTATGGGCTCTGGTGCTGTTGCCATGtctcttccattttcttgtatACTTGGTCTTCTTGGTAGCATGACATCTACAACAATGG TGAGGAGAAATCATGTTTGGGTTTATGCAACTGTGCAGTTTGTTCTGGTGGTTGTCAGTGGACACCTTTTCTATTCATTG GTTCATATGCAAGCTGTTCTAGCTATTTTGCTTGCCACATTTACTGGCTTTGGGGCTGTGATGTTTGTAGCTTCTGTTCTTGCTGAGATATCAAATTGGAGGAGAATAAGTCTTGGTCAGTTGAATCAAGAGGAGGCAGTGGCACCTGATGAATCATCTTCAGCAGGTCATCATCAATCTGAGGCTCCTGAAAGTAATTTGAGAGATTCCCCTCTTATGCATGTGAACCAGCTAAATGTGCTCCCACTCGG GTAG
- the LOC140177225 gene encoding uncharacterized protein isoform X8, translating into METEAPEDREDNRADDDTIEKGPESFEITEELSSRRHGTRKSLILEIPTTSTVDEDFVRINMPLTPPPRKVAFSPCPSPSASRNRSTMKTLFPKLTLKIRSTSSQQIENAAFLALEGSPKVAPKKPLLPRTFSLTKLITPRGKNTASLPVTPIAHSNPGSTHGGNAAYLASIDKGIQLPMHRSRSVPILNKAGSTSVGGMFRIIPTTPTSATSPSGDSVENEDGGEDIPEEEAVCRICMVELGEGADDTLKLECSCKGELSLAHQQCAVKWFSIKGNRTCDVCKQEVKNLPVTLLRLQTAPRGQHAEISQTRQGVWQDAPILVVVNMLAYFCFLEQLLVSSMGSGAVAMSLPFSCILGLLGSMTSTTMGRAYCTFSLFWWLSVDTFSIHWFICKLF; encoded by the exons ATGGAGACTGAAGCTCCTGAAGACAGAGAGGATAACAGAGCTGATGACGACACAATCGAAAAG GGTCCAGAATCATTTGAAATAACTGAGGAACTCTCAAGTAGACGACATGGGACTAGGAAAAGCCTCATCTTGGAGATTCCAACAACAAGCACTGTGGATGAAGATTTTGTGAGGATAAACATGCCTCTAACTCCTCCTCCAAGAAAAGTGGCCTTTTCACCATGTCCAAGCCCTTCAGCATCAAGGAATAGATCAACTATGAAAACTTTATTTCCCAAACTCACTTTAAAAATCAGGAGCACAAGCTCACAGCAGATCGAAAATGCTGCTTTTCTTGCACTCGAAGGTTCACCAAAGGTGGCACCAAAGAAGCCTCTTCTTCCGAGGACATTTTCACTTACAAAGTTGATCACCCCTAGAGGGAAGAACACGGCATCCTTGCCTGTAACACCGATTGCTCACTCTAATCCAGGGTCCACACATGGAGGAAATGCTGCTTATCTAGCTTCAATT GATAAAGGGATCCAATTACCAATGCATCGTTCTCGTTCAGTTCCAATACTTAACAAGGCAGGGAGCACAAGTGTAGGTGGAATGTTTCGTATAATTCCAACCACACCAACATCAGCGACATCTCCATCTGGTGATAGTG TTGAGAATGAGGATGGTGGTGAAGATATTCCCGAAGAAGAAGCTGTTTGTAGAATTTGTATGGTTGAATTGGGGGAAGGTGCTGATGATACTCTTAAATTGGAGTGTAGTTGCAAAGGTGAACTTTCACTGGCTCACCAACAATGTGCAGTTAAATGGTTTAGCATTAAAGGAAACAGAACATGTGATGTTTGCAAGCAAGAAGTTAAGAACTTACCTGTGACTCTCTTGCGGCTTCAAACTGCACCTAGAGGGCAGCATGCTGAGATTTCTCAAACAAGGCAAGG GGTTTggcaggatgctcccattcttgTAGTTGTCAACATGCTGGCTTACTTTTGTTTTCTTGAGCAGCTTCTT GTTTCAAGTATGGGCTCTGGTGCTGTTGCCATGtctcttccattttcttgtatACTTGGTCTTCTTGGTAGCATGACATCTACAACAATGGGTAGGGCTTATTGTACCTTTAG TTTGTTCTGGTGGTTGTCAGTGGACACCTTTTCTATTCATTG GTTCATATGCAAGCTGTTCTAG
- the LOC140177225 gene encoding uncharacterized protein isoform X9, with translation METEAPEDREDNRADDDTIEKGPESFEITEELSSRRHGTRKSLILEIPTTSTVDEDFVRINMPLTPPPRKVAFSPCPSPSASRNRSTMKTLFPKLTLKIRSTSSQQIENAAFLALEGSPKVAPKKPLLPRTFSLTKLITPRGKNTASLPVTPIAHSNPGSTHGGNAAYLASIDKGIQLPMHRSRSVPILNKAGSTSVGGMFRIIPTTPTSATSPSGDSVENEDGGEDIPEEEAVCRICMVELGEGADDTLKLECSCKGELSLAHQQCAVKWFSIKGNRTCDVCKQEVKNLPVTLLRLQTAPRGQHAEISQTRVWQDAPILVVVNMLAYFCFLEQLLVSSMGSGAVAMSLPFSCILGLLGSMTSTTMGRAYCTFSLFWWLSVDTFSIHWFICKLF, from the exons ATGGAGACTGAAGCTCCTGAAGACAGAGAGGATAACAGAGCTGATGACGACACAATCGAAAAG GGTCCAGAATCATTTGAAATAACTGAGGAACTCTCAAGTAGACGACATGGGACTAGGAAAAGCCTCATCTTGGAGATTCCAACAACAAGCACTGTGGATGAAGATTTTGTGAGGATAAACATGCCTCTAACTCCTCCTCCAAGAAAAGTGGCCTTTTCACCATGTCCAAGCCCTTCAGCATCAAGGAATAGATCAACTATGAAAACTTTATTTCCCAAACTCACTTTAAAAATCAGGAGCACAAGCTCACAGCAGATCGAAAATGCTGCTTTTCTTGCACTCGAAGGTTCACCAAAGGTGGCACCAAAGAAGCCTCTTCTTCCGAGGACATTTTCACTTACAAAGTTGATCACCCCTAGAGGGAAGAACACGGCATCCTTGCCTGTAACACCGATTGCTCACTCTAATCCAGGGTCCACACATGGAGGAAATGCTGCTTATCTAGCTTCAATT GATAAAGGGATCCAATTACCAATGCATCGTTCTCGTTCAGTTCCAATACTTAACAAGGCAGGGAGCACAAGTGTAGGTGGAATGTTTCGTATAATTCCAACCACACCAACATCAGCGACATCTCCATCTGGTGATAGTG TTGAGAATGAGGATGGTGGTGAAGATATTCCCGAAGAAGAAGCTGTTTGTAGAATTTGTATGGTTGAATTGGGGGAAGGTGCTGATGATACTCTTAAATTGGAGTGTAGTTGCAAAGGTGAACTTTCACTGGCTCACCAACAATGTGCAGTTAAATGGTTTAGCATTAAAGGAAACAGAACATGTGATGTTTGCAAGCAAGAAGTTAAGAACTTACCTGTGACTCTCTTGCGGCTTCAAACTGCACCTAGAGGGCAGCATGCTGAGATTTCTCAAACAAG GGTTTggcaggatgctcccattcttgTAGTTGTCAACATGCTGGCTTACTTTTGTTTTCTTGAGCAGCTTCTT GTTTCAAGTATGGGCTCTGGTGCTGTTGCCATGtctcttccattttcttgtatACTTGGTCTTCTTGGTAGCATGACATCTACAACAATGGGTAGGGCTTATTGTACCTTTAG TTTGTTCTGGTGGTTGTCAGTGGACACCTTTTCTATTCATTG GTTCATATGCAAGCTGTTCTAG
- the LOC140177225 gene encoding uncharacterized protein isoform X6 has protein sequence METEAPEDREDNRADDDTIEKGPESFEITEELSSRRHGTRKSLILEIPTTSTVDEDFVRINMPLTPPPRKVAFSPCPSPSASRNRSTMKTLFPKLTLKIRSTSSQQIENAAFLALEGSPKVAPKKPLLPRTFSLTKLITPRGKNTASLPVTPIAHSNPGSTHGGNAAYLASIDKGIQLPMHRSRSVPILNKAGSTSVGGMFRIIPTTPTSATSPSGDSVENEDGGEDIPEEEAVCRICMVELGEGADDTLKLECSCKGELSLAHQQCAVKWFSIKGNRTCDVCKQEVKNLPVTLLRLQTAPRGQHAEISQTRVWQDAPILVVVNMLAYFCFLEQLLVSSMGSGAVAMSLPFSCILGLLGSMTSTTMVRRNHVWVYATVQFVLVVVSGHLFYSLVHMQAVLAILLATFTGFGAVMFVASVLAEISNWRRISLGQLNQEEAVAPDESSSAGHHQSEAPESNLRDSPLMHVNQLNVLPLG, from the exons ATGGAGACTGAAGCTCCTGAAGACAGAGAGGATAACAGAGCTGATGACGACACAATCGAAAAG GGTCCAGAATCATTTGAAATAACTGAGGAACTCTCAAGTAGACGACATGGGACTAGGAAAAGCCTCATCTTGGAGATTCCAACAACAAGCACTGTGGATGAAGATTTTGTGAGGATAAACATGCCTCTAACTCCTCCTCCAAGAAAAGTGGCCTTTTCACCATGTCCAAGCCCTTCAGCATCAAGGAATAGATCAACTATGAAAACTTTATTTCCCAAACTCACTTTAAAAATCAGGAGCACAAGCTCACAGCAGATCGAAAATGCTGCTTTTCTTGCACTCGAAGGTTCACCAAAGGTGGCACCAAAGAAGCCTCTTCTTCCGAGGACATTTTCACTTACAAAGTTGATCACCCCTAGAGGGAAGAACACGGCATCCTTGCCTGTAACACCGATTGCTCACTCTAATCCAGGGTCCACACATGGAGGAAATGCTGCTTATCTAGCTTCAATT GATAAAGGGATCCAATTACCAATGCATCGTTCTCGTTCAGTTCCAATACTTAACAAGGCAGGGAGCACAAGTGTAGGTGGAATGTTTCGTATAATTCCAACCACACCAACATCAGCGACATCTCCATCTGGTGATAGTG TTGAGAATGAGGATGGTGGTGAAGATATTCCCGAAGAAGAAGCTGTTTGTAGAATTTGTATGGTTGAATTGGGGGAAGGTGCTGATGATACTCTTAAATTGGAGTGTAGTTGCAAAGGTGAACTTTCACTGGCTCACCAACAATGTGCAGTTAAATGGTTTAGCATTAAAGGAAACAGAACATGTGATGTTTGCAAGCAAGAAGTTAAGAACTTACCTGTGACTCTCTTGCGGCTTCAAACTGCACCTAGAGGGCAGCATGCTGAGATTTCTCAAACAAG GGTTTggcaggatgctcccattcttgTAGTTGTCAACATGCTGGCTTACTTTTGTTTTCTTGAGCAGCTTCTT GTTTCAAGTATGGGCTCTGGTGCTGTTGCCATGtctcttccattttcttgtatACTTGGTCTTCTTGGTAGCATGACATCTACAACAATGG TGAGGAGAAATCATGTTTGGGTTTATGCAACTGTGCAGTTTGTTCTGGTGGTTGTCAGTGGACACCTTTTCTATTCATTG GTTCATATGCAAGCTGTTCTAGCTATTTTGCTTGCCACATTTACTGGCTTTGGGGCTGTGATGTTTGTAGCTTCTGTTCTTGCTGAGATATCAAATTGGAGGAGAATAAGTCTTGGTCAGTTGAATCAAGAGGAGGCAGTGGCACCTGATGAATCATCTTCAGCAGGTCATCATCAATCTGAGGCTCCTGAAAGTAATTTGAGAGATTCCCCTCTTATGCATGTGAACCAGCTAAATGTGCTCCCACTCGGGTAA
- the LOC140177225 gene encoding uncharacterized protein isoform X4, whose translation METEAPEDREDNRADDDTIEKGPESFEITEELSSRRHGTRKSLILEIPTTSTVDEDFVRINMPLTPPPRKVAFSPCPSPSASRNRSTMKTLFPKLTLKIRSTSSQQIENAAFLALEGSPKVAPKKPLLPRTFSLTKLITPRGKNTASLPVTPIAHSNPGSTHGGNAAYLASIDKGIQLPMHRSRSVPILNKAGSTSVGGMFRIIPTTPTSATSPSGDSVENEDGGEDIPEEEAVCRICMVELGEGADDTLKLECSCKGELSLAHQQCAVKWFSIKGNRTCDVCKQEVKNLPVTLLRLQTAPRGQHAEISQTRVWQDAPILVVVNMLAYFCFLEQLLVSSMGSGAVAMSLPFSCILGLLGSMTSTTMVRRNHVWVYATVQFVLVVVSGHLFYSLVHMQAVLAILLATFTGFGAVMFVASVLAEISNWRRISLGQLNQEEAVAPDESSSAGHHQSEAPESNLRDSPLMHVNQLNVLPLGLYNR comes from the exons ATGGAGACTGAAGCTCCTGAAGACAGAGAGGATAACAGAGCTGATGACGACACAATCGAAAAG GGTCCAGAATCATTTGAAATAACTGAGGAACTCTCAAGTAGACGACATGGGACTAGGAAAAGCCTCATCTTGGAGATTCCAACAACAAGCACTGTGGATGAAGATTTTGTGAGGATAAACATGCCTCTAACTCCTCCTCCAAGAAAAGTGGCCTTTTCACCATGTCCAAGCCCTTCAGCATCAAGGAATAGATCAACTATGAAAACTTTATTTCCCAAACTCACTTTAAAAATCAGGAGCACAAGCTCACAGCAGATCGAAAATGCTGCTTTTCTTGCACTCGAAGGTTCACCAAAGGTGGCACCAAAGAAGCCTCTTCTTCCGAGGACATTTTCACTTACAAAGTTGATCACCCCTAGAGGGAAGAACACGGCATCCTTGCCTGTAACACCGATTGCTCACTCTAATCCAGGGTCCACACATGGAGGAAATGCTGCTTATCTAGCTTCAATT GATAAAGGGATCCAATTACCAATGCATCGTTCTCGTTCAGTTCCAATACTTAACAAGGCAGGGAGCACAAGTGTAGGTGGAATGTTTCGTATAATTCCAACCACACCAACATCAGCGACATCTCCATCTGGTGATAGTG TTGAGAATGAGGATGGTGGTGAAGATATTCCCGAAGAAGAAGCTGTTTGTAGAATTTGTATGGTTGAATTGGGGGAAGGTGCTGATGATACTCTTAAATTGGAGTGTAGTTGCAAAGGTGAACTTTCACTGGCTCACCAACAATGTGCAGTTAAATGGTTTAGCATTAAAGGAAACAGAACATGTGATGTTTGCAAGCAAGAAGTTAAGAACTTACCTGTGACTCTCTTGCGGCTTCAAACTGCACCTAGAGGGCAGCATGCTGAGATTTCTCAAACAAG GGTTTggcaggatgctcccattcttgTAGTTGTCAACATGCTGGCTTACTTTTGTTTTCTTGAGCAGCTTCTT GTTTCAAGTATGGGCTCTGGTGCTGTTGCCATGtctcttccattttcttgtatACTTGGTCTTCTTGGTAGCATGACATCTACAACAATGG TGAGGAGAAATCATGTTTGGGTTTATGCAACTGTGCAGTTTGTTCTGGTGGTTGTCAGTGGACACCTTTTCTATTCATTG GTTCATATGCAAGCTGTTCTAGCTATTTTGCTTGCCACATTTACTGGCTTTGGGGCTGTGATGTTTGTAGCTTCTGTTCTTGCTGAGATATCAAATTGGAGGAGAATAAGTCTTGGTCAGTTGAATCAAGAGGAGGCAGTGGCACCTGATGAATCATCTTCAGCAGGTCATCATCAATCTGAGGCTCCTGAAAGTAATTTGAGAGATTCCCCTCTTATGCATGTGAACCAGCTAAATGTGCTCCCACTCGG ATTGTATAATAGGTAG
- the LOC140177225 gene encoding uncharacterized protein isoform X1, protein METEAPEDREDNRADDDTIEKGPESFEITEELSSRRHGTRKSLILEIPTTSTVDEDFVRINMPLTPPPRKVAFSPCPSPSASRNRSTMKTLFPKLTLKIRSTSSQQIENAAFLALEGSPKVAPKKPLLPRTFSLTKLITPRGKNTASLPVTPIAHSNPGSTHGGNAAYLASIDKGIQLPMHRSRSVPILNKAGSTSVGGMFRIIPTTPTSATSPSGDSVENEDGGEDIPEEEAVCRICMVELGEGADDTLKLECSCKGELSLAHQQCAVKWFSIKGNRTCDVCKQEVKNLPVTLLRLQTAPRGQHAEISQTRQGVWQDAPILVVVNMLAYFCFLEQLLVSSMGSGAVAMSLPFSCILGLLGSMTSTTMVRRNHVWVYATVQFVLVVVSGHLFYSLVHMQAVLAILLATFTGFGAVMFVASVLAEISNWRRISLGQLNQEEAVAPDESSSAGHHQSEAPESNLRDSPLMHVNQLNVLPLGNRHVMTLVCKKDANPLK, encoded by the exons ATGGAGACTGAAGCTCCTGAAGACAGAGAGGATAACAGAGCTGATGACGACACAATCGAAAAG GGTCCAGAATCATTTGAAATAACTGAGGAACTCTCAAGTAGACGACATGGGACTAGGAAAAGCCTCATCTTGGAGATTCCAACAACAAGCACTGTGGATGAAGATTTTGTGAGGATAAACATGCCTCTAACTCCTCCTCCAAGAAAAGTGGCCTTTTCACCATGTCCAAGCCCTTCAGCATCAAGGAATAGATCAACTATGAAAACTTTATTTCCCAAACTCACTTTAAAAATCAGGAGCACAAGCTCACAGCAGATCGAAAATGCTGCTTTTCTTGCACTCGAAGGTTCACCAAAGGTGGCACCAAAGAAGCCTCTTCTTCCGAGGACATTTTCACTTACAAAGTTGATCACCCCTAGAGGGAAGAACACGGCATCCTTGCCTGTAACACCGATTGCTCACTCTAATCCAGGGTCCACACATGGAGGAAATGCTGCTTATCTAGCTTCAATT GATAAAGGGATCCAATTACCAATGCATCGTTCTCGTTCAGTTCCAATACTTAACAAGGCAGGGAGCACAAGTGTAGGTGGAATGTTTCGTATAATTCCAACCACACCAACATCAGCGACATCTCCATCTGGTGATAGTG TTGAGAATGAGGATGGTGGTGAAGATATTCCCGAAGAAGAAGCTGTTTGTAGAATTTGTATGGTTGAATTGGGGGAAGGTGCTGATGATACTCTTAAATTGGAGTGTAGTTGCAAAGGTGAACTTTCACTGGCTCACCAACAATGTGCAGTTAAATGGTTTAGCATTAAAGGAAACAGAACATGTGATGTTTGCAAGCAAGAAGTTAAGAACTTACCTGTGACTCTCTTGCGGCTTCAAACTGCACCTAGAGGGCAGCATGCTGAGATTTCTCAAACAAGGCAAGG GGTTTggcaggatgctcccattcttgTAGTTGTCAACATGCTGGCTTACTTTTGTTTTCTTGAGCAGCTTCTT GTTTCAAGTATGGGCTCTGGTGCTGTTGCCATGtctcttccattttcttgtatACTTGGTCTTCTTGGTAGCATGACATCTACAACAATGG TGAGGAGAAATCATGTTTGGGTTTATGCAACTGTGCAGTTTGTTCTGGTGGTTGTCAGTGGACACCTTTTCTATTCATTG GTTCATATGCAAGCTGTTCTAGCTATTTTGCTTGCCACATTTACTGGCTTTGGGGCTGTGATGTTTGTAGCTTCTGTTCTTGCTGAGATATCAAATTGGAGGAGAATAAGTCTTGGTCAGTTGAATCAAGAGGAGGCAGTGGCACCTGATGAATCATCTTCAGCAGGTCATCATCAATCTGAGGCTCCTGAAAGTAATTTGAGAGATTCCCCTCTTATGCATGTGAACCAGCTAAATGTGCTCCCACTCGG GAATAGACATGTAATGACATTGGTTTGCAAGAAAGATGCTAATCCTCTAAAGTGA